A stretch of DNA from Bacteroidales bacterium WCE2008:
GCCTCCGAGCCCTCGTTGACGACAGCATAGGCGGCTCCGGCCTCCAGTGCCTTGAGCGCATACGCATTACCGTCGAAATTCTCGCCCTTGAGGGCAAAGAACATCTCTCCGCCCTTGATTGCGCGGCTGTCGGTAGTCACGACTCCGCCGCACGAAAGATATTTCTTGTAAAGTTCTTCCATCATTATTTTACTCCGGTGCTTCCGAAGCCTCCTTCTCCACGTTCAGTCTCATCCAGCACCTCGACCTCATCCCATTCTACGTGCTCATGTCTGGCAATCACCATCTGGGCTATCCTCTCTCCAGGCTCTATGACGAAATCCTCCTTGGAGAGATTGACAAGTATCACCCGTATCTCGCCTCTGTAATCAGCATCTATGGTACCCGGAGAGTTAAGCACCGAGATACCTTTCTTGGCTGCGAGGCCGCTGCGAGGACGCACCTGAGCCTCGAATCCGGCAGGAAGGGCGATATACAGTCCTGTAGGGACCATGGCCCTGTCCAGCGATCCGAGTACGATCGGACTGTCGATATCAGCGCGCAGGTCCATGCCTGCAGAAAGTCCGGTAGCATAGGCCGGACTGGCGAAACGGGATTTGTTGACGATCTTTACTTTCATTATTTAGGTGCGATTTTATAAAGGAATGCGGTGATGAAGGCATATAGCACATTCGGCAGCCAGAGAGCGATTCCCGGCGGCAAAGTGCCTGTATATACGAACATCTGGCTGAATCTCAGGAACAATATATACGAGAAACTCAGGGCTATGCCTATGGCCAGGTTCCATCCTATGCCTCCCCTCTTCTTCTTGGAAGACAGGGCGACTCCCATTATGGTCAGGATGAAAGCCGAGAATGGCAATGCCATCCTGGTATGCTCCTCGATGAGAGATATCTTGACATTGGCATCTCCTCTCATCTTCTGCGTCTTGACGAGCTGCCGCAGAGCGCCTGCAGGCAACTCTTCGACGGTCTTGTCATTCCTGTAGAAGTCGGAGACATTGAGGCTGATTACCGTATCCAGCTGCTGTCCGGAACGGACATTGTCCTTGAGGATACCGTTCTCATAATCCCTTATGAAATATTTCTTTAGCTTCCAGCAGCCGGCAGTGCTGTCCCAAGCCGCAGTCTCGGCGGAAAGCTTGGACACGAGACGGTTGTTCTCTATCCTCTCGAGGGAGAACTTGTAGCCGGTATTGTTCCACTTGCTGAAAGATTCCATATAGACGAACTCTCCGGGGGATATCTGATAATGCACATTCCTTCCGGCGGAAGAATTCCTCTTCTTGATATATTGTTCTTCGAATATATGCCGGTCATGGTTGGACCGGGGTATTATCCAGAGATTCAGAGAAAGCGAAAGAGCCGCGATAAGGAAGGCTCCAGCGATGTATGGCCGCATCATGCGGTGGAAACTGATACCGCAGGACAGGATCGCTATTATTTCCGAATTGGCCGCCATTCTCGACGTGAAGAAGATGACCGTGATGAACACGAACAGCGGACTGAACATGTTGATGAAGTACGGTATGAAATTGAGATAATAATCGAAGACGATGGCATGCAGAGGGGCCTTCTTCGATACGAAATCATCAATCTTCTCGCTGATGTCAAAAATGATGACGATGCCGATTATCAACAGGAGGGCGACGACGAACGTCCCCATGAATCTCTTGAAAATATACCAGTCTATCTTCTTTGGTGCAAGGTCCATACTCTACAATCTAGTCATTAACTTCTTGACGGTCACGTCTTTCCAAGCGGCGAAATCTCCGGCGAGTATATGCTGCCGCGCCACCCTTACAAGGTCAAGGTAAAACGCGAGGTTATGCTCGCTGGCGATCATTGCTGCAAACATCTCGCCTGCGATGAAAAGATGCCTCAGATAAGCCTTGGTATAATGATGGTCCACGAACGACGCGCCCGAAGGATCGAGAGGAGAAAAATCGTCCTCCCACTTCTTGTTGCGCATGTTCATGATTCCGTTCCATGTGAAAAGCATGCCGTTGCGGCCGTTGCGGGTCGGCATCACGCAATCGAACATGTCGACGCCCCTGGCGATGCCCTCGAGAATGTTGGCCGGAGTTCCGACGCCCATCAGATATCTCGGACGGTCGTCCGGCAGCATCGGGCAGACGAGTTCCAGCATCTCGTACATCTTCTCCGTAGGCTCTCCGACGGCAAGTCCGCCGATGGCGTAGCCCTCGCGGTCGAATTTGACCGCATGGTCTATGGCCCTTTTGCGGAGTTCCGGATAGACGCAGCCCTGGATTATCGGGAAGACGGTCTGGCTGTATCCATAGAGAGGCTCGGTCTCGTCGAAGCGCTTGAGATAGCGTTCGAGCCAGTTCTGGGTAAGTTCCAGAGAGCGCTCAGCATACCGGAAGTCGGCGTCGCCCGGGCAGCATTCGTCGAGCGCCATCATGATATCAGCACCTATGATCCTCTGCGTGTCGACATTGTTCTCGGGGGTGAAAGTATGTCTCGAGCCGTCGATATGGGAAGAGAAAGTACAGCCCTCGGGGGTAAGTTTGCGGATGCCGGTAAGGGAGAATACCTGGAAGCCGCCGCTGTCGGTCAGTATCGGGCGGTCCCAGCCGATGAACTTGTGAAGACCGCCGGCGCTCTTGAGTATGTCAAGGCCCGGACGAAGGTAGAGGTGGTATGTATTGCCGAGAATTATCTGCGCCCCGATGTCCTCCTTCAAATCTCTATGGTACACGCCCTTCACCGATCCCACAGTCCCGACGGGCATGAAGATCGGAGTCTCTATCTGGCCGTGGTCCGTGGTGATCACTCCGCATCTTGCGGAAGAACCAGGATCGTTGGCTATCTTTTCAAATTTCATCTATATCTCAAATTTAACCCTCAAAGATAACAATAATTTATGCAATTTGGTTAAATTTGTGCTATATAACATTATAACAAACCAACAGAAATATAATTATGAAGAATAACAACATTACCTTCCGTCTGATTGTTATGAACTTCCTGGAGTTCGCAGTCTGGGGTGCATATCTTACCTCTCTCGGACGTTATCTGGGAAACATCGGTCTCGGAGCGCAGATCAAGTGGTTCTTTGCCATGCAGGGCATCGTCTCGATCTTCATGCCTACCCTTATGGGTATCCTCGCCGACCGTAAGATCCAGGCGCAGAAAGTACTCTCCCTCTGCCATGGTCTGGCAGGAATATTCATGATCGCGGCAGGAATCTACTGCCAGAAGGCCGTCGCCGGAGTATCGTTCGCTCCGCTTTTCGCCCTCTACAGCGTCAGCGTAGCCTTCTTCATGCCTACCATCGCAATTGCCAATTCAGTTGCCTACAACGCCCTCGCCAAGGCCGGAAAGGATCCTGTAAAGGACTATCCTCCAATCCGTGTCTTCGGTACTGTCGGCTTTATCTGCAGCATGCTCGCCACCAATTTCATAACGGTCGGCGGAGTATCGATGCAGGACTCATACACCCAGCTCATCGCATCCGGACTGCTCTCCCTCGTACTCTGCGCATACTCTCTTACCATGCCTGAGTGCCCTACCAACAAGGGCAAGGGCGGCTCTATCGCCGAAGCCTTCGGCCTCAAGGCCTTCACCCTCTTCAAGGATCGCCAGTTCGCCATATTCTTCATATTCTCGATGCTTCTCGGAGCTTCCCTCCAGATCACCAACGGATACGCCAACACATTCCTCGGTTCCTTCGCCGATACCCATCCGGGAGCATTCGCCGTCAAGAACTCCAATGCCCTTCTGGCTATCTCGCAGGCATCCGAGACTCTCTGTATCCTGCTGATTCCGTTCTTCATGAAGAGATTCGGCATCAAGAAAGTGATGCTTATCGCGATGTTCGCCTGGGTATTCCGCTTCGGATTCTTCGGAGCCGGCACCCCTGACATGCCGGGCGTGATCCTCTTCATCCTCAGCTGCATCGTCTATGGAGTAGCCTTCGACTTCTTCAACATCTCAGGTTCCCTCTATGTAGAGCAGAACGCAGCCACTGAGATCCGTTCCAGCGCCCAGGGCGTATTCATGCTTATGACTAACGGTCTTGGCGCGACTATCGGAACCCTCGCAGCAGGAGCCGTCGTAGAGGCATGCGACGTATTCAACACCCCTGCCAAATGGGCAGACGCGTGGTATATCTTCGCAGGATATGCACTTGTTGTAGGAGTCCTCTTCGCAATCCTCTTCAAGGATCCGGAGAAGATGAAGAAAGCAGCCTAATCGGAAATTATCCCTAATTTTTTCAATAGAGCTTCCGGTGCCGGATCATGGCCCCGGAAGTTTTTGTATAGTACGGACTCTTCCTCGGATGAGCCCTTCTCCAGGATATTCCGGCGGAACGACGATGCGACTTCGCGGCTGAAGATGCCCTTTTCGCTGAAAAGCGAGAAAGCGTCGGCCTCGAGCACTTCGGCCCATTTGTAGCTGTAGTAGCCGGCGCTGTAGCCCCCGGCGAATATATGGCTGAACGAAGGACATACGGCTGAACCTTCGACATGCGGCAGAGTCGCCACAGGGCCGAGGACCCTCTTCTCGAAGGATTCCACGTCCTCTTCAGGGACGGAGGTCAGGGTGTGCCATGCCATGTCCACGATACCGAACTGAAGCTGGCGGATATGGTAGTAGCCCGACAGGAAATTCTTGGCGGAGCGGATCTTTTCTATGTACTCCCGCGGGAGAGTCTCCCCTGTCTCGTAGTGGCGGGCGAATGAATCCAGATATTCCGGTTCATAGGCCCAGTTCTCCATGATCTGGGACGGCAGCTCGACGAAGTCGCGGGCGACGTTGGTCCCGCAGAGCGAAGGATAGCGGCCGCGCGAGAGCATTCCATGCAACGAGTGGCCGAATTCATGGAGGAAAGTCTCAAGCTCGGAGTGCGTCAGCAGCGACGGCTTTCCCGGAGTCGGCTTCGAGAAATTGGTGACAATGCTTATGAAAGGCCGGAAATCCTCTCCCCCGCGCATGTACTGGCCCCGGAACTCGGTCATCCAGGCCCCGCCCCTCTTTGTGGCGCGAGGAAAGAAGTCGGCATAGAACAAAGCGAGATGCGCTCCGTTCTCGTCCTTGACATCATAGACCTTTACGTCCGGATGGTAGACAGGGATGTCGGTCCTCTGCCGGAATGTGATTCCGTAGAGCTTTGTAGCCAGTCCGAAGACGGCATCGATGCACTTCTCCAGCTGGAAATAAGGCTTCAGCAGCTGGTCGTCTATATCGTATTTCTCTTTCTTGCATTTCTCCGCCCAATAGCTGAAATCCCACGGCATCATCCCGCCCTCGAAACCTTTCGAACGGGCGTATGCCTCCAGCTCTGCGACTTCCTTCCGGGCGACCGGAAGAGCAGGCTCGGTCAGCTCGCCGAGGAACTTTTCGACAGTCTCTCTATTCTTGGCCATCCTCGGTTCGAGCGCATAAGCCGCATAAGTCCCGAAACCCAGCATGCCGGCGACTTTCGCCCTCAGTCCGACAATTCTCTTGATAAGGGCCGTATTGTCATGAGGACCGCCCAGGGCACGGGAATTATAGGCCCGCCACATCTTCTCGCGCAGGTCCCTGCGGGTGCTGTATTTCATGAAAGGAGAAAAACTCGGGAACTGGAGATTGAACAGCCAGCCGGACTTTCCTTTCTCCTTCGCGGCCTCGGCAGCGCCCTCCCGGACATACTCCGGCAGCCCGTCGAGGTCCTCCTCCCTGCCCAGCACCATCTCGAAAGCGTTGGTCGCTGCAAGCAGGTTGTTGCTGAAACGGAGTTCCAGCAGAGAGAGCTCTTCCATCAGCTTCCCGAACTCCGCACGCTGCTCCTCTGGAAGAGCCGCACCACTGCGGGTAAACGACCTGTAGGTCTCGTCCAGCAGCTTCCTGCGAGTCGGATCAAGCTCTCCGGCGCCATCCCGGACCGCCTTGACTCTCTCGAAAAGAGCCCGGTTCATAGATACATAGAGACTGTATTCGGTAAGCTTCGGAGAAACCTCCTCCGCTATCTCCTGCATCCGGTCGTCCCCGTCAGCCTCCAGCAGATTGAAGAATATCCCCTCAACCTTCGACAAAGCCTCCCCGGAATACTCCAGGGCCTCGATCGTATTCTCATACGTAGGAGGCTCCGGACCAGCCGCAATCCGGTCGATCTCAGCCTTCGCGAGGCTTATCGCCTCCTCGAACGCCGGCAAATAATCATCCTTGGTAAACTTATCGAATTCCGGGGCCCCGAAAGGAGCTCCCGACTGCTTCAGCAATGGGTTCATCTTTCAAATTATCTTTTCTTATGCAAAGATAATCATTTCAGCCGGGAAACATCCCTTATCTTGAAGGAAGACATCGAGTACTTTATGTCGAAGCACTGGTACTCGAAATGCCTGCGGACCTTCCGGAAACTGGTCGCGTATGCGGGGTTGAAGCCGCGAGCTATCAGTTCCGCCGTGTCTGCCTCGGGGACATGACTGTCGACCATATTCTCCAATATGCGGTAATTCCTGCCCAGGATAGATCGCACTCTCCTGCGGATATTATAGGAAGTGGCGTTCTGGCGGTTATGCCATCTGTTCTTGCATCTCTCGCAGCAGAATTTCCGGTCCACCCTTCCGTACAATATAGGGTCCCCGCATTCCATACATACGGAGGGTTCCTCAGCTACAGGGTATTTATCTGTTATCATAGAGTATTTGTTTTTCGCGCCAATATAGGACTAATCGCCTGAATATCAAAAGATAATGACGGTTTGCGCAGCATTTAAACACGATTCATAAAATGTTGCGGATCATGAGTTTGCACTTTGCAGATTAAAATATTCTTTAATCACGGCAAGGATAATTTTATCACGCCTTCAGGAGCAATTCCTGAGTTTGCACAAGTCCCGAAATCTTATGGATAATGAGGCCTCCGGACTGTCGAAAATAAAAATCATATTTAAATTCCGCTGATTTTCAGCCACTTTGTCGAAGCGACTTGTTTTCCGTTTTACTTTGCAATCGTCATCCCGGACAAGATCGGGGACCAGACAATCCGTTTAACATTAATCAAGACAAAATGGAACAGTTCAACAGAATCGAAATCAGAGGTCTGATCGGGAATGTCAGACTTGCAAACGCCCAGAACAAGACTGGAGCAAACTTCACTATCGCTACCAACTATGCCTATAAAGACAAGGATGGGGTCCCTGTAATAGACACTATGTGGTTTTCGGTAGTCGCCTGGGAAGGAAAGAACATAAAGGATCTCCATAAGCTGGGAGCCGGCCTTCCGATTGAAGTGACCGGAAGAGTCCGTTCCAGGACCTACACTTCCAGCGACGGCGAAGAAAGAAGAATCCATGAGGTCGTAGCCAGCAAGATCACGTTCATAGATCCGGAAACGACCCTTGCTCCATCCATGTATTGAAATTGAACTTATAGCATGATGAACCTGAAAAACGCAGTCATCCTTTCGCTTGCCGTCGTCATTGCGGCAGGTTGCGCAATGCAGAGAAAGCTGGAGTCTCTCAGAAACAGCTCCGCGCAGGCGGTCATATCGATAGCAGACGTGAATGACGTGCCGGAGCTGGCAATAGAAGAGTTCTCGAGAGACACCCTCACCATCACTGGCGAAGACGGGCAGGAGATGTTGATAATGAAAGCCGTCAAGGATGACGAGACTGGGGAGATGGTCGCTACCGACGTAATCAAGGCAGCGAAGGTGACTGCGCGATTCAGGAATCTTGCGGAAAGGAACGGAAAGGTGGACCTTTGTTTCGACGTGGATGTGCCGGAAGAAATGCAGGACAGCAAGTGGCAACTGCGTTTCATGCCGGAAATGAGGATACTGGAGGACACAGTCGTTCTCGAGCCCGTGATAATCACCGGGAAAGATTACAGGAAAGCCCAGCTGCGGGGTTACGAGCACTACCGGAAGTTTCTGGCTTCCATAATCACGGACTCCACCCTGTTCATAAATACAGGTCAGCTGGAGGTGTTCCTACAGAGAAACCTGCCCCAGATATACAGGCTGAGGACTGATTCCACCTACGTTTCTGACGAAAGTTTCGCGTCCATATATGGAGTGACTGAAAGACAGGCCATAGACCACTATACCAGCCGTTACAAGATAAGGAAGAACAACAGGAAGATCGCCAGCAAAGACAAGATGTTCCGGAAGTATATAAAGGCTCCGATAATCACGGAAGGGTTGCGCCTGGACACGGTCATCTCAGGGGACGGCGGCGGTTTCATTTACCGGTACGTGCAGACCGTCCATACCAGGCCGAGGCTCAGGAAGGTGGAGATATCCATGTCCGGAGAGATCTACGAGCAGGATACGCGGCTCTACACCATGCCCCGGAGCGAACCGCTGACTTTCTATATCAGCTCGCTCAGTTCGCTGGCGGACAACCGCGAGAAGTATATCTCCAAGGTAGTGGAAAGGAATGTCGCCGCCAATACGGCCTGCTATATTGACTTCCGCGCCGGCAGCGCCGAGATCGACATGGCGCTTTCCGACAATGTGGAAGAGATCGGCAGGATAAAAGGCAACCTGGCAAATCTGATGAGCAACAAGACTTTCGGTCTCGATTCGATAATAGTTACGGCCTCCTGCTCGCCTGAAGGCTCATTCCTCAACAACTCCACCCTCTCCAGAAGGCGTTCGGAGGCCGTTTCTTTATTCTTTGACAGATATATCAGGAGATACCGGGATTCCTTGCGGCGCTCTGACGGTTTCGTAATCGACATGGAAGGGATATACGAGGAGAAAAAGGCTGCGAATGAGATCAGATTCATTTCCAGGAACACCCCGGAGAACTGGGATATGCTTGACAGGCTTATGGCGTCGGATACGGTATTGACACGGACGGCAAAGAAGAAATATCTGGAGCTGGCTTCAATAAGGGATCCCGACGAAAGAGAGGCGCGTTTCCGCAATGAGCACTGGTACAGGCACCTTCGGGAGCAGCTGTATCCAAAACTCAGGACGGTCCGCTTCGACTTCCACCTGCACCGTATCGGAATGGTCAAGGATACCATCCATACGACAGAGCTGGACACGACGTATATGAACGGGCTTCAGGCGATAAGGGACAGGGACTATAAGACGGCCGTCACCCTGCTCAGGCCTTACCGGGATTACAACACGGCCGTAGCATTCTGCGCGATGGACTACAACGCCAGCGCCCTCGACATTCTCGAGGAACTTCCGCGCTCCGCAAAGGTCAATTACATGCTGGCCCTGATATACAGCCGTACAGGCAGGACCAGGGATGCAGTCCAATGCTATCTGGACGCATGTTCCGGCGACAGGACATTCGTCAGCAGAGGAAATCTTGACCCTGAGATTTCAGCGCTGATTTCCACATACGGACTTAACAGAGAAGACGATTATTAAAACCATATGATATGAAAAGAAAAGCAATTGTTTATGCGGCGGTCATTTTGCTGGCCTCCGCCTGCGAAAAAGAAGCTGCGCAGCAGTCCCCGGGCGGCGCATCGCTGAGCTTCCACATCGGAGAGCCCGAAACTAAAGCCTACGTTGCAAGTTCGAGCGCCGAAAGCATGATGAAAAGCCTGGATGTATATGTATTCTTCAATGACAGCGGCCTCGGCAGCGCCAACGGCCAGCTGGAGACATATCGTCACTATACCCCTGGGACATCCACATTCGAGATTTCCGGAAAGGATGCGATCAAGGTTTCCTATGGGGCGAAGACGGTGGCTTTCGTTGCGAATGCCCCTTCGGACATGCCCGCCGGCATCAAGAGCATAAGCGATTTCAACAACTGGGAGACTCATTCATGGTCGTTCTCAGACAACGCCATCGACAAGTTCGTCATGACCTCCAAAAAGAACATCACAATCTCCGGTGACATAAGGCTGGATTCGACCAAGGATTCAACGCTTATGCTGAAGAGGCTGGTCTCCAGAGTAGAATTCAAAGGGTTCAGGAACGATCTTCCGGCATCGCTTGGAAAGCTGACTCTGGAAGGTGCTTATCTGTACAACGTCAACAAGACGATAGACAATTCCGCCGGAGCAGATGACAATTTCTGGAGGAAGAAGGATGCAGGCACAGCCCTCTCCGATGCCGCCGTCGAGAAACTTGTCAACCCGGGGGCATATCTTCCCTCAGCTGCCAGATTTGCCGGCAGCCTGGCGAAAGGAAGCTCCTGGTCAGAAAAGAAAGAGAACAAATACTACATGTACGGATTCCCGAATCCTGTGCCTGAAGCTTCGGATGCAGGATCTAAGGACTGGGTGACCAAGCTGGTGATACAGACCAAGGTCAACGGCATAAGATATTACTACCCTATCGGGATAAAAGGAATGGAGTCCAACAAGACATACGTGATAAACAATGTGACTGTCTCGAGGCTCGGCTCGACAAGTCCTGACAAATATGTATCTACGGCCTCCCTCTCGCTCAGCATATCCGTCCTCGACTGGACTACCGGCAACGTGACCGGCAATTTTAACGGGACTCTCGAAGGGAACGGAAGTGACGGCTGGACAATAAGCCTTTAGAATAATAGACGGCAGATACCCTATTGCTATTCCAGATTGCACTCGACAATAGCCACTACTGACAACGTTCCGGTTCAGGATGGCGGGTATCTGCCGTTTAAAATATACTATTATGTACAAACTGATGCAATACGTGACAGCAGCTGCGGCTCTGCTTGTCCTCGCCAGCTGCTCTGTCAAAGAGGACCGGCATGAATGTCCATGCCTGCTTACGATAATTCTGGAAAGAGTGCCGGAAAGGATCATGAACAGAGCCGACGGCCTCTGGATAAACATATCGACGGAGGGAAAGGGAACGGCGCTGGACAGCCCGGTGACAGGCTCGGACTATTCCGGGCCCGAGTGGCTCGGCACCGATGTAGACAAGGGACTGGTCTCTGTAATCTGCTCCAACAGCAAGGCTCTGGC
This window harbors:
- a CDS encoding deoxyuridine 5'-triphosphate nucleotidohydrolase, which gives rise to MKVKIVNKSRFASPAYATGLSAGMDLRADIDSPIVLGSLDRAMVPTGLYIALPAGFEAQVRPRSGLAAKKGISVLNSPGTIDADYRGEIRVILVNLSKEDFVIEPGERIAQMVIARHEHVEWDEVEVLDETERGEGGFGSTGVK
- a CDS encoding lipopolysaccharide export system permease protein, coding for MDLAPKKIDWYIFKRFMGTFVVALLLIIGIVIIFDISEKIDDFVSKKAPLHAIVFDYYLNFIPYFINMFSPLFVFITVIFFTSRMAANSEIIAILSCGISFHRMMRPYIAGAFLIAALSLSLNLWIIPRSNHDRHIFEEQYIKKRNSSAGRNVHYQISPGEFVYMESFSKWNNTGYKFSLERIENNRLVSKLSAETAAWDSTAGCWKLKKYFIRDYENGILKDNVRSGQQLDTVISLNVSDFYRNDKTVEELPAGALRQLVKTQKMRGDANVKISLIEEHTRMALPFSAFILTIMGVALSSKKKRGGIGWNLAIGIALSFSYILFLRFSQMFVYTGTLPPGIALWLPNVLYAFITAFLYKIAPK
- a CDS encoding tRNA-guanine transglycosylase yields the protein MKFEKIANDPGSSARCGVITTDHGQIETPIFMPVGTVGSVKGVYHRDLKEDIGAQIILGNTYHLYLRPGLDILKSAGGLHKFIGWDRPILTDSGGFQVFSLTGIRKLTPEGCTFSSHIDGSRHTFTPENNVDTQRIIGADIMMALDECCPGDADFRYAERSLELTQNWLERYLKRFDETEPLYGYSQTVFPIIQGCVYPELRKRAIDHAVKFDREGYAIGGLAVGEPTEKMYEMLELVCPMLPDDRPRYLMGVGTPANILEGIARGVDMFDCVMPTRNGRNGMLFTWNGIMNMRNKKWEDDFSPLDPSGASFVDHHYTKAYLRHLFIAGEMFAAMIASEHNLAFYLDLVRVARQHILAGDFAAWKDVTVKKLMTRL
- a CDS encoding MFS transporter, NHS family, xanthosine permease — protein: MKNNNITFRLIVMNFLEFAVWGAYLTSLGRYLGNIGLGAQIKWFFAMQGIVSIFMPTLMGILADRKIQAQKVLSLCHGLAGIFMIAAGIYCQKAVAGVSFAPLFALYSVSVAFFMPTIAIANSVAYNALAKAGKDPVKDYPPIRVFGTVGFICSMLATNFITVGGVSMQDSYTQLIASGLLSLVLCAYSLTMPECPTNKGKGGSIAEAFGLKAFTLFKDRQFAIFFIFSMLLGASLQITNGYANTFLGSFADTHPGAFAVKNSNALLAISQASETLCILLIPFFMKRFGIKKVMLIAMFAWVFRFGFFGAGTPDMPGVILFILSCIVYGVAFDFFNISGSLYVEQNAATEIRSSAQGVFMLMTNGLGATIGTLAAGAVVEACDVFNTPAKWADAWYIFAGYALVVGVLFAILFKDPEKMKKAA
- a CDS encoding peptidyl-dipeptidase Dcp, translating into MNPLLKQSGAPFGAPEFDKFTKDDYLPAFEEAISLAKAEIDRIAAGPEPPTYENTIEALEYSGEALSKVEGIFFNLLEADGDDRMQEIAEEVSPKLTEYSLYVSMNRALFERVKAVRDGAGELDPTRRKLLDETYRSFTRSGAALPEEQRAEFGKLMEELSLLELRFSNNLLAATNAFEMVLGREEDLDGLPEYVREGAAEAAKEKGKSGWLFNLQFPSFSPFMKYSTRRDLREKMWRAYNSRALGGPHDNTALIKRIVGLRAKVAGMLGFGTYAAYALEPRMAKNRETVEKFLGELTEPALPVARKEVAELEAYARSKGFEGGMMPWDFSYWAEKCKKEKYDIDDQLLKPYFQLEKCIDAVFGLATKLYGITFRQRTDIPVYHPDVKVYDVKDENGAHLALFYADFFPRATKRGGAWMTEFRGQYMRGGEDFRPFISIVTNFSKPTPGKPSLLTHSELETFLHEFGHSLHGMLSRGRYPSLCGTNVARDFVELPSQIMENWAYEPEYLDSFARHYETGETLPREYIEKIRSAKNFLSGYYHIRQLQFGIVDMAWHTLTSVPEEDVESFEKRVLGPVATLPHVEGSAVCPSFSHIFAGGYSAGYYSYKWAEVLEADAFSLFSEKGIFSREVASSFRRNILEKGSSEEESVLYKNFRGHDPAPEALLKKLGIISD
- a CDS encoding single-strand DNA-binding protein, with protein sequence MEQFNRIEIRGLIGNVRLANAQNKTGANFTIATNYAYKDKDGVPVIDTMWFSVVAWEGKNIKDLHKLGAGLPIEVTGRVRSRTYTSSDGEERRIHEVVASKITFIDPETTLAPSMY